In Scylla paramamosain isolate STU-SP2022 chromosome 29, ASM3559412v1, whole genome shotgun sequence, a genomic segment contains:
- the LOC135115260 gene encoding beta-galactosidase-like, giving the protein MALLVALLPLVALAGVTAKHPDKGSQERSFVIDYDNNQFLKDGRPFRYVSGSIHYFRVLPSEWRDRLRKMRMAGFNALQTYVEWASHEPEYGMYDFSGMRNLTHFLTIAQEEDLVVILRLGPYMDAERDMGGFPYWLLNKNPDMRLRSSDPTYLKYVDIWFRDVLLPIVKPLLYENGGPIIMLQVENEYGSYPDCDFAYTSHLRDLVVAGVGKGPVLFTTDGDGKNYLKCGKIPEVYATVDFGSGTNAIKAFEIMRLFEPRGPLVNSEYYPGWLDHWGVPHNTVKAEVVAKTLDVMLALNASVNMYMFHGGTSFGFTAGSNLGNRFQACPTSYDYDAPLSEAGDPTEKYWVLRNVTGKYLPLPPGEVPPASPKFGYGKVSLAPTGSVFQMADLLQKVTNKWPLTFEELLVPNGIVVYQTVLPFRIADPARLTLGDIHDRGYVFVDTEFAGMVSREQDMYDLAIYARPNQTITIVVESQGRICFGSQINDFKGITTNVTLSDHTLEGWTMTPLPITHTSRLQNALTRLHSWAVAQNIPPLGLLGTNKGGMTFFSGSFQVPGDSSHPRDTFLRLDGWNKGVAWVNNFCLGRYWPEVGPQVTLYVPRGVLHQGTNTLVLLEQEAAPCLTPDTCHATLQETHIINGPTPL; this is encoded by the exons ATGGCTTTGCTAGTGGCCCTCCTGCCCCTGGTGGCATTGGCAGGGGTTACAGCTAAG CACCCAGATAAGGGCAGCCAGGAAAGAAGCTTTGTCATTGACTATGACAACAACCAGTTCTTGAAGGATGGCAGGCCGTTCCGCTACGTGTCTGGTTCCATCCATTACTTCCGTGTGTTGCCTTCAGAGTGGAGGGACAGACTTAGGAAGATGCGCATGGCTGGTTTCAATGCCCTGCAAAC GTATGTGGAGTGGGCAAGTCATGAGCCAGAATATGGAATGTATGATTTCTCTGGTATGAGAAATTTGACACACTTCCTCACCATTGCTCAGGAGGAGGACCTGGTTGTCATTCTTCGTCTGGGACCGTACATGGATGCTGAGAGAGACATG GGTGGTTTTCCGTACTGGTTGCTGAACAAGAACCCAGACATGAGGCTCAGGAGCTCAGACCCAA CCTACCTGAAGTACGTGGACATCTGGTTCAGGGATGTCCTGCTGCCCATAGTGAAGCCGCTGCTCTATGAGAATGGTGGCCCAATCATCATGCTGCAG GTGGAGAATGAGTATGGCAGTTATCCTGACTGTGACTTTGCCTACACAAGTCACCTCCGAGACCTGGTGGTTGCTGGCGTGGGGAAGGGACCAGTGTTGTTCACCACTGATGGGGATGGGAAGAACTATCTCAAGTGTGGAAAGATCCCTGAGGTGTATGCCACTGTTGACTTTGGCTCAG GCACAAATGCAATAAAGGCTTTTGAGATCATGAGACTATTTGAGCCACGAGGGCCACTGGTCAACTCTGAGTACTACCCTGGCTGGCTAGACCACTGGGGTGTTCCTCACAACACCGTCAAGGCTGAG GTAGTGGCCAAAACTCTGGATGTGATGCTTGCACTCAATGCCTCTGTCAACATGTACATGTTCCATGGTGGCACTTCCTTTGGCTTCACTGCAG GATCCAACCTTGGCAATCGCTTCCAGGCATGTCCCACATCCTACGACTATGACGCCCCACTCTCTGAGGCTGGTGACCCCACTGAGAAATACTGGGTTCTCCGCAATGTGACTGGCAAG TACCTGCCTCTTCCCCCTGGGGAGGTgcccccagcctctcccaagTTTGGGTATGGCAAGGTGAGCCTGGCACCCACAGGGAGTGTGTTCCAGATGGCTGACCTCCTCCAGAAGGTCACCAACAAGTGGCCTCTCACCTTTGAGGAGCTGCTGGTCCCCAATGGCATTGTGGTGTACCAGACTGTGCTGCCTTTCCGTATA GCCGACCCAGCTCGCTTGACCCTGGGTGACATCCACGACCGAGGCTATGTGTTTGTGGACACAGAATTTGCTGGGATGGTGAGCCGAGAGCAGGACATGTATGACTTGGCCATCTATGCCCGCCCCAACCAGACCATTACCATTGTTGTGGAGAGTCAGGGCCGTATCTGCTTTGGCTCTCAAATCAATGACTTTAAG GGCATCACCACCAATGTGACGCTGAGCGACCACACTCTGGAGGGCTGGACCATGACCCCACTGCCCATCACCCACACCTCTCGCCTGCAGAATGCTCTCACCCGCCTACATAGCTGGGCTGTGGCCCAGAACATACCACCACTTGGCTTACTGGGCACTAACAAGGGTGGCATGACTTTCTTCAGTGGATCCTTCCAGGTCCCAGGGGACTCCTCACATCCAAGGGACACTTTTCTCAGGCTGGATGGCTGGAACAAG GGCGTGGCTTGGGTCAACAACTTCTGCCTGGGACGGTACTGGCCTGAGGTTGGGCCTCAGGTGACGCTGTATGTGCCTCGAGGAGTGTTGCACCAAGGTACCAACACCCTGGTGCTGCTGGAGCAGGAGGCTGCCCCATGCCTCACGCCAGACACCTGCCATGCTACCCTGCAGGAGACCCACATCATTAATGGTCCCACCCCTCTGTGA